In Acaryochloris marina S15, a single genomic region encodes these proteins:
- a CDS encoding Glu/Leu/Phe/Val dehydrogenase: MGTDNQLFSDATHRLTTALEHVDLPEDVLETLKYPKAQLGVSIPVRMDNGELKIFQGYRVRYDDTRGPAKGGVRYHPGVSIDEVQSLAFWMTFKCAALNLPFGGGKGGITVDPKALSRMELERLSRGYIDAIADFIGPDVDILAPDVYTNPMIMGWMMDQYSIIKRQICRGVVTGKPLAIGGSVGRNTATGMGAFFVIEAMGPKLELIPEQTTVAVQGFGNAGAVVAELLNQVGYKVVAVSDSQGGIYAPQGLDIASIRKHKEASRSMKAVYCDGSVCSIIEHDTITNEELLALDVDVLIPAALENQITADNAEQIKAKYIFEVANGPVTSAADAILVEAGTTVFPDILVNAGGVTVSYFEWVQNRSGLYWTEPEVQKQLQQKMVEETETIWQIAQTKEISVRTAAYVHALNRIGEAVTAKGTRDYYAKYQP, from the coding sequence GTGGGTACGGACAATCAACTCTTTAGCGATGCCACTCACCGTTTAACCACTGCCTTAGAGCATGTGGACTTGCCCGAAGATGTTTTAGAAACTTTGAAATATCCCAAGGCTCAACTCGGGGTTTCTATTCCGGTGCGCATGGATAATGGCGAACTGAAAATCTTTCAAGGCTATCGCGTCCGCTATGACGATACTCGCGGTCCAGCTAAGGGTGGAGTTAGGTATCATCCAGGTGTTTCCATTGATGAAGTCCAGTCCCTAGCTTTTTGGATGACCTTTAAATGTGCTGCCCTAAACTTACCCTTTGGAGGTGGTAAGGGGGGCATTACGGTAGATCCCAAAGCTCTCTCGCGGATGGAACTAGAGCGTTTAAGCCGGGGCTATATTGATGCCATTGCCGATTTTATTGGGCCTGATGTTGATATTCTGGCGCCTGATGTCTATACCAACCCGATGATTATGGGCTGGATGATGGATCAGTACAGCATTATCAAACGCCAAATTTGCCGAGGGGTGGTGACGGGGAAACCCCTGGCGATTGGTGGCAGCGTCGGCAGAAATACGGCCACGGGAATGGGAGCCTTTTTCGTGATTGAGGCGATGGGGCCCAAGCTGGAATTGATTCCTGAGCAAACCACAGTCGCAGTCCAAGGGTTTGGAAATGCTGGCGCTGTTGTGGCTGAACTGCTAAATCAAGTGGGTTATAAAGTCGTTGCTGTTAGCGATTCACAAGGGGGGATTTATGCGCCTCAAGGTTTGGATATTGCCAGTATCCGCAAGCATAAAGAAGCCAGCCGCTCCATGAAGGCGGTCTATTGTGATGGCAGTGTCTGCAGCATTATTGAGCATGACACGATCACCAATGAAGAGCTGCTGGCGCTGGATGTAGATGTGCTGATTCCCGCAGCGTTGGAGAATCAAATTACTGCTGATAATGCTGAGCAGATCAAAGCAAAGTATATTTTTGAGGTTGCCAATGGTCCGGTGACTTCAGCGGCGGACGCAATTTTGGTGGAGGCGGGCACGACAGTCTTCCCGGATATTTTGGTGAATGCGGGGGGAGTCACGGTCAGCTATTTTGAATGGGTACAAAATCGGAGTGGTCTCTACTGGACGGAACCAGAAGTGCAGAAGCAGCTTCAGCAAAAGATGGTGGAGGAGACGGAGACGATTTGGCAAATTGCTCAAACTAAGGAGATTTCAGTAAGGACTGCGGCCTATGTGCATGCTTTAAATCGGATTGGGGAAGCAGTTACAGCTAAGGGAACACGGGACTATTACGCGAAGTATCAGCCATGA
- a CDS encoding DUF3179 domain-containing (seleno)protein → MSHFDPSRLQKQPDLFQRFEVIDAGISIASTRLPDTAELIVFERQGQRRALLLQEMAYHHLAQGTLADQPYIVSFCGVCHSGVGLTPVVEGQRYHFQVGGLYNGVAILTDDETGTYWDHITGQAVYGPLAGTQLEAWSLEMTTVAAARRQEPELRILRSHQRPIFRRVMRFGQWTFGQTGYLPKLFTQTMAAEDPRLPRMTMGLGVVVDGIARFYPHVGIEQQVTDEWNGQTLQVSLNPLDGAPSATWADSTRPLQYFLRWYGFALTFPHCSIYGMEENANAEQ, encoded by the coding sequence ATGTCTCACTTCGATCCTAGTCGCTTGCAAAAGCAGCCCGACCTATTTCAGCGTTTTGAGGTCATTGATGCAGGGATATCCATTGCATCCACCCGACTACCGGACACTGCTGAGCTAATTGTATTTGAACGGCAAGGTCAACGACGCGCTCTGTTATTGCAAGAAATGGCGTATCACCATCTGGCTCAAGGAACGTTGGCGGATCAGCCTTACATCGTTTCATTTTGTGGGGTTTGTCATAGCGGTGTTGGGCTAACGCCTGTAGTGGAGGGGCAACGCTATCATTTCCAGGTGGGGGGACTGTACAACGGGGTTGCCATTCTCACGGATGATGAGACGGGCACCTACTGGGACCACATCACAGGGCAAGCGGTCTATGGACCATTGGCAGGGACTCAGCTTGAAGCTTGGAGCCTGGAAATGACCACTGTGGCGGCGGCCCGTCGGCAAGAACCCGAGTTACGGATTTTGCGATCGCATCAGCGTCCCATTTTTCGACGAGTGATGCGCTTCGGCCAGTGGACCTTCGGGCAAACAGGCTATTTACCGAAGCTGTTTACCCAAACTATGGCTGCCGAAGATCCACGATTACCCAGAATGACGATGGGTTTGGGGGTTGTAGTAGATGGGATAGCTCGTTTCTATCCCCACGTCGGGATTGAACAGCAGGTCACCGATGAATGGAATGGGCAAACGCTACAGGTATCCCTCAACCCGCTAGATGGTGCCCCCAGTGCAACTTGGGCTGACAGCACTCGCCCCTTACAATACTTTCTCCGCTGGTATGGCTTTGCGCTGACATTTCCCCACTGCAGTATTTACGGTATGGAAGAGAATGCTAATGCCGAGCAATAG
- a CDS encoding TetR/AcrR family transcriptional regulator — protein MARLDPKSNSTQKGKQKRDAAATKARILEAATEEFAKYGLAGARTAAIATQSQVTKAMLCYYFTNKETLYRSVLQRLVSDINAAFQPTDWDMQTPAQALASMIRAYIAFESQNRWHGMLWFQEAIQNQGRYGEETGWQAGFQSMVSVLDKGMAIGQFRQLDPFLTAINILGVCSFYFDAHENLKYLDSQQQLLSPEMVERQTEEVVRLVLAGVSAGPEV, from the coding sequence ATGGCGCGTCTTGATCCAAAGTCGAACTCTACTCAAAAGGGGAAGCAGAAACGGGATGCTGCAGCCACAAAAGCTCGGATCTTAGAAGCAGCAACGGAAGAGTTTGCTAAGTATGGATTAGCGGGGGCGCGCACGGCTGCGATCGCAACCCAAAGCCAAGTCACAAAAGCCATGCTGTGCTACTACTTCACCAATAAGGAAACCCTCTATCGGTCAGTATTGCAGCGGCTAGTCAGTGACATTAATGCAGCCTTTCAACCCACAGATTGGGATATGCAAACCCCAGCACAAGCATTGGCGTCAATGATCCGGGCCTACATTGCCTTTGAGTCTCAAAACCGATGGCACGGCATGTTGTGGTTTCAGGAAGCGATTCAGAATCAGGGCCGATATGGAGAGGAGACTGGGTGGCAGGCAGGCTTTCAATCGATGGTGAGTGTCTTAGACAAAGGGATGGCAATAGGCCAGTTCCGACAGCTCGATCCGTTTTTGACGGCGATCAATATTTTGGGGGTCTGTTCGTTTTATTTTGACGCCCACGAGAACTTGAAATATCTGGACTCCCAACAACAGCTGTTAAGTCCCGAAATGGTGGAGCGGCAGACGGAAGAAGTGGTGCGTTTGGTTCTAGCTGGAGTTTCCGCAGGCCCCGAGGTATAA